From a region of the uncultured Draconibacterium sp. genome:
- a CDS encoding MFS transporter, protein MHNKQVTIPGWLRWVALVAVSLTMFGSYYMYDSVAYVAKDFIELLGFSQTNIGQLYTMYSIAAVIVLFFSGVFIDKYGTRVSMVLFGAICSLAGFVTAFSDNLTIILIGRFILGFGSEPLIVALTVALAKWFKGKELGFALGINLLIGRGGSYFVDRSNTWASSIYDMGWQPVLYLAAGIGLLCFLGGVVYYFIERWTQKRYVLGKADETEKLDFKGLFKYSPSFWYVVILCLTFYSAIFPFRGFAPTFYQDAHGVTEQMAGKLNSVLIMATMFATPVIGLLIDKIGRRALMMLIGSIIILPVYLMFAYGNMSLYIPVTLMGISFSLIPAVMWPSVAYIVDEKKLGTAYALMTLLQQIGVAAMAWLIGVTNDVSGASASNPEGYIPGMWIFSILGIAGLLFSFLLRRAEKGPNGHGLEEPSGSKN, encoded by the coding sequence ATGCACAATAAACAAGTTACAATACCAGGATGGCTAAGATGGGTAGCCCTGGTAGCCGTTAGCCTTACCATGTTTGGCAGCTATTATATGTACGACAGCGTTGCTTACGTTGCTAAAGATTTTATTGAATTACTAGGATTCAGCCAGACCAACATTGGGCAACTTTATACCATGTATAGTATTGCAGCTGTAATCGTTCTGTTCTTCAGCGGTGTTTTTATCGATAAATACGGCACACGCGTTTCCATGGTATTGTTTGGCGCCATTTGTAGTTTGGCCGGTTTTGTTACCGCTTTTAGCGACAATTTAACCATAATACTTATCGGCAGATTTATATTAGGTTTTGGCAGCGAACCATTAATTGTTGCGCTAACAGTTGCGCTCGCAAAATGGTTTAAAGGTAAAGAACTTGGTTTCGCACTAGGTATCAACCTGCTTATTGGCCGGGGCGGATCTTATTTTGTAGACCGATCGAATACCTGGGCCAGTTCGATTTACGACATGGGATGGCAGCCAGTACTATACCTTGCCGCCGGAATTGGCTTACTTTGTTTTTTGGGCGGTGTTGTCTATTATTTCATTGAAAGATGGACACAAAAAAGATATGTGCTTGGCAAAGCTGATGAAACCGAAAAACTGGATTTTAAAGGCTTATTCAAATACAGCCCATCCTTTTGGTATGTGGTAATTCTTTGTTTAACATTTTATTCTGCCATATTCCCATTCCGTGGTTTTGCACCCACATTTTACCAGGATGCACATGGCGTAACAGAACAAATGGCCGGCAAACTCAATAGCGTATTAATTATGGCAACCATGTTTGCCACTCCCGTAATCGGACTACTGATCGACAAAATCGGGCGCCGTGCACTAATGATGCTTATCGGATCGATAATTATACTCCCCGTGTATTTGATGTTTGCCTATGGAAACATGTCGTTGTACATCCCCGTAACCTTAATGGGAATATCATTCTCGCTTATCCCGGCGGTAATGTGGCCCTCGGTTGCCTACATTGTTGACGAAAAGAAACTGGGAACCGCTTACGCCCTGATGACTTTATTACAGCAGATTGGAGTAGCAGCGATGGCCTGGTTAATTGGTGTTACCAACGATGTTTCGGGAGCATCGGCGAGTAATCCTGAAGGATATATTCCCGGAATGTGGATATTTAGTATACTCGGTATTGCGGGCTTATTATTCAGTTTCCTCTTGCGCCGGGCAGAAAAAGGGCCAAACGGACATGGACTTGAAGAGCCAAGCGGCAGTAAAAACTAA
- a CDS encoding ATP-binding protein: MRRIKIEIPVILLTIVIISLLGLSGNFVYKSLSEIVNSMLSESKPDNTLILVKDVAMDLNETENMVRLYSLSNDNDYLENYRNVNQSLETKFEELRSIYNVDSTRQMLVDSVLILAQQKVVVWEKILNLHFSRGNEHEAFNQYAETLDTVLTVQDTIHFEEPEKRGFFKRLLKKPEPPTPVIVDRTLEKQRLQQEIESLEKELEQRNQRMSSAEAVYMRKNFEISENLADVITALERQEEESFLRQSQEAELLANETYERLLYFALSVFLLLILVLILFFRDLRKSRSYQKVLKKAKTHAENLARTKELFVATVSHEMRTPVNAIYGLSEQLLQKQHNKQTQEDLRVIFDSTKHLAELVNDTFDFSRLEKQNIQLIPVHFSLEDLLHKIELYNKPSAQAKNISFNIKNNVEKELVLFGDEGRLKQILNNLITNALKFTDEGEVKLNVNCIEQKNQLLLDFEITDTGIGIPKESQDKIFDDFVQLDTDINKKAGGTGLGLYIVKKLVDLLGGKISVESEVNKGTRFFVSVPLQKGDSEKLQQTFKSFDTPEVLKGKAVLLVDDEAFNRHLLKSIFTKWKVDFDEAENGQEAVALAAQNNYALILMDIRMPVMNGAEAARTIKQTGHKARIVALSANSDAVQKDNNVFDSSLKKPFDEAALYNTICNTAAEKPTKENPNQEKSFIYHPDLSELKRMGNGDPEFLKEMIDLFLKTSAASMQSIDENLASKNYDAIAELSHKLASPVKYMNVTGVYNTVKELEQLAKEGNKSTIIEEKVAQLHHEIEALNKELETLLREKFE; the protein is encoded by the coding sequence ATGAGACGAATAAAAATAGAAATACCGGTTATTCTGCTTACCATCGTAATCATCTCATTGCTGGGATTGTCGGGGAATTTTGTGTACAAAAGTTTATCCGAGATCGTTAATTCCATGCTTTCCGAATCGAAACCCGACAATACACTTATCCTGGTGAAAGATGTGGCGATGGATTTGAACGAGACTGAAAACATGGTGAGACTTTACTCGCTCAGTAACGACAACGATTACCTCGAAAATTACAGAAACGTAAATCAGTCGCTTGAAACAAAATTTGAAGAGTTACGATCCATTTATAACGTCGACAGCACCCGACAAATGCTGGTTGATTCAGTATTGATACTGGCTCAGCAAAAAGTCGTTGTTTGGGAGAAGATTCTAAACCTACACTTCTCGCGCGGAAACGAACACGAAGCTTTTAACCAATATGCTGAAACGCTTGACACCGTATTAACGGTACAGGATACCATACATTTTGAAGAACCTGAAAAGCGAGGCTTTTTTAAACGGCTCTTAAAGAAACCGGAACCCCCAACCCCGGTCATTGTTGATCGTACTTTAGAAAAGCAGCGTCTCCAACAAGAAATAGAATCACTTGAAAAAGAGCTAGAGCAACGCAATCAACGAATGAGCTCTGCGGAAGCAGTTTATATGCGCAAAAACTTTGAGATCAGTGAAAATCTTGCTGATGTTATAACTGCACTGGAACGACAGGAAGAAGAAAGTTTTCTGCGGCAGTCACAGGAAGCGGAACTGCTCGCAAACGAAACCTACGAACGTCTGTTATACTTTGCATTGTCGGTATTTCTCTTGCTGATTTTGGTTTTGATCCTGTTTTTCCGCGACCTTCGAAAATCACGCTCGTACCAAAAAGTGCTAAAAAAAGCCAAAACACACGCCGAAAATCTGGCACGCACAAAAGAATTATTTGTGGCCACCGTGAGCCACGAAATGCGAACTCCTGTTAATGCCATTTACGGGTTGAGCGAGCAACTACTTCAAAAACAACACAACAAACAAACACAAGAAGACCTGAGAGTGATTTTCGACTCCACCAAACACTTAGCCGAACTGGTAAATGATACTTTTGATTTTTCACGACTTGAAAAACAAAACATCCAGCTGATACCTGTACATTTTTCATTGGAAGATCTGCTACACAAAATCGAGTTGTACAACAAACCGAGTGCGCAAGCTAAAAACATCAGTTTCAATATTAAGAATAATGTAGAAAAGGAGTTGGTACTGTTTGGCGACGAAGGCCGGCTAAAACAGATACTAAATAACCTCATCACTAATGCACTGAAATTCACCGACGAAGGTGAAGTCAAATTAAACGTTAATTGCATAGAGCAAAAAAATCAATTGCTCCTCGATTTCGAAATCACGGACACCGGAATTGGCATACCCAAAGAAAGTCAGGACAAAATTTTTGATGATTTTGTGCAACTAGATACCGATATCAATAAAAAAGCTGGCGGTACCGGTTTGGGACTTTACATCGTTAAAAAACTGGTGGATCTCCTTGGCGGTAAAATATCGGTTGAGAGTGAAGTTAATAAAGGAACCCGCTTTTTTGTTTCAGTTCCGCTACAAAAAGGTGACAGCGAAAAACTTCAGCAAACTTTTAAAAGTTTCGATACTCCGGAAGTATTAAAAGGCAAAGCGGTTTTACTTGTTGACGACGAAGCATTTAACCGCCACTTGCTAAAAAGTATTTTCACCAAATGGAAGGTTGATTTTGATGAAGCCGAAAACGGACAGGAAGCAGTTGCTTTGGCTGCACAAAACAATTACGCCCTTATTCTTATGGACATCCGAATGCCGGTAATGAACGGAGCAGAAGCTGCGCGCACAATAAAACAGACGGGGCATAAGGCTCGAATCGTTGCCTTATCAGCAAATTCTGATGCCGTACAAAAAGATAATAATGTGTTTGACAGCTCATTGAAAAAACCTTTTGATGAAGCCGCATTATACAACACCATTTGCAATACAGCAGCAGAAAAGCCGACAAAAGAAAATCCCAATCAGGAAAAATCGTTCATATATCATCCTGATCTGAGCGAACTAAAACGAATGGGAAACGGCGATCCTGAATTCCTGAAAGAAATGATCGACCTGTTTTTAAAAACCAGCGCTGCCAGCATGCAGTCGATCGACGAAAATCTGGCAAGTAAAAATTATGATGCCATTGCGGAGCTGTCACACAAACTGGCATCGCCGGTAAAATATATGAATGTAACCGGTGTTTACAACACTGTAAAAGAGCTGGAGCAACTTGCAAAAGAAGGCAATAAATCAACGATTATAGAAGAAAAAGTTGCCCAGCTGCACCACGAAATTGAGGCCCTCAACAAAGAACTGGAAACACTTCTCCGAGAAAAGTTCGAATAA
- a CDS encoding sigma-54 dependent transcriptional regulator, producing MEVKTSKIFVVEDDEWYRRLLVHNLSMNPDYVVKAFGTGKECLNNLHELPDVVTLDYRLPDMKGLEVLKQIKATNDDIQVILISEQDDIEVVVDLLKHGAYDYIVKSKDIRERLLNTVNNISKEFKLKNEIRSLRQEVKKKYSYENTIVGNSPATQKIYNLIEKATRTNVTVSISGETGTGKELVAKAIHYNSSRAKQPFVPVNMAAIPNELIESELFGHEKGAFTGAAARRIGKFEEANSGTLFLDEIAEMDISLQAKLLRALQEKEIIRVGSNKAVKIDCRIIIATNKNLLEEVKKGNFRQDLYYRFYGLPIDLPPLRDRGNDVIVLAKSFIQQFCKENKLEQKQLSPSASKKLLAYPFPGNVRELKSVIELATTLVDEKEITADHLLLEDAENIEGLLTEELTLREYNLRLVKRMLDKYDNKPKVVADKLDIGVATIYRMLKEDQ from the coding sequence ATGGAAGTTAAAACAAGTAAAATATTTGTTGTTGAAGATGATGAATGGTACCGTCGCTTACTGGTACATAATCTTTCCATGAATCCGGATTACGTGGTTAAAGCTTTCGGTACAGGCAAAGAATGTTTGAACAACCTGCACGAACTACCCGATGTTGTTACGCTTGATTACCGCCTGCCCGACATGAAAGGACTCGAAGTTTTAAAGCAAATAAAAGCTACAAACGACGATATTCAGGTTATTCTCATTTCGGAACAGGACGATATTGAAGTAGTTGTTGATCTGCTAAAACATGGCGCTTACGATTACATCGTAAAATCGAAAGACATCCGGGAACGTCTGCTGAACACCGTAAATAATATTAGTAAGGAGTTTAAACTTAAAAACGAGATCCGTTCACTAAGGCAGGAAGTTAAAAAGAAATACAGCTACGAGAATACGATTGTGGGTAACAGTCCGGCCACACAAAAAATATACAACCTGATTGAAAAAGCCACCCGTACCAATGTTACCGTTTCAATAAGTGGAGAAACCGGAACCGGAAAAGAACTGGTTGCCAAAGCCATTCATTACAATTCGTCGCGTGCCAAACAGCCTTTTGTTCCGGTAAACATGGCTGCCATTCCGAATGAATTGATCGAGAGTGAACTTTTTGGTCACGAGAAAGGTGCTTTTACCGGTGCTGCTGCACGACGAATAGGCAAATTTGAAGAAGCAAACTCGGGCACCTTGTTTCTGGATGAAATTGCGGAGATGGATATTTCGTTACAGGCAAAACTGTTAAGGGCTTTACAGGAAAAAGAGATCATACGGGTTGGAAGCAACAAAGCGGTAAAAATTGATTGCCGTATTATTATTGCCACTAACAAAAACCTGTTGGAAGAAGTAAAAAAAGGCAACTTCAGGCAAGACCTTTATTACCGGTTTTATGGTTTGCCAATCGATCTTCCCCCCTTGCGCGACAGGGGAAATGATGTTATCGTGTTGGCAAAAAGTTTCATCCAACAGTTTTGTAAAGAAAATAAACTGGAGCAAAAACAGCTGTCTCCTTCTGCCAGTAAAAAATTACTGGCCTATCCCTTCCCGGGTAATGTGCGCGAGTTAAAATCGGTTATCGAACTGGCAACAACTCTTGTTGATGAAAAGGAAATTACTGCCGACCATTTACTACTCGAAGATGCCGAAAACATTGAAGGTCTGCTAACCGAAGAGCTCACCCTGCGCGAATATAATCTGCGACTGGTAAAACGGATGCTCGACAAATACGATAACAAACCGAAAGTGGTTGCAGACAAACTGGATATTGGTGTTGCTACCATTTATCGTATGCTAAAAGAAGATCAGTAG
- a CDS encoding DUF4382 domain-containing protein, translating into MKKIGIALTTIVFGILLMVACNDDSQTTNFPEGKGKVNVYLTDAPFPIDLVSQTIVTIDRVEIRKQENDTTEASFITIMEEPFEIDLLSLSNGITEQLASVELEAGTYDMMRLHVVDAEVILTDETVFDLKIPSGSSSGLKIKIEPALTINSGETSDVLLDFDVSKSFVAKGNWKGGTINGFNFKPVVRCVLLDRAGRIVGTVSDTSNVVLPNTAVNLWTEVNDIEEDSLITTAFTDEMGAYQLIGIPEGTYYMIAEQDSFLTDTIWNVDVLKGESTQIDFMLTPEP; encoded by the coding sequence ATGAAGAAAATTGGAATAGCACTTACGACGATTGTATTTGGAATATTACTTATGGTGGCCTGTAACGACGACAGCCAAACCACCAATTTCCCAGAAGGAAAAGGAAAAGTTAACGTATATCTTACCGATGCTCCTTTCCCTATCGATTTGGTGTCTCAAACCATTGTAACAATCGACAGAGTTGAAATTAGAAAACAGGAAAACGACACAACAGAGGCTTCGTTCATTACCATTATGGAGGAACCTTTTGAAATTGACTTACTCAGCCTTTCAAACGGAATTACTGAGCAACTGGCATCTGTTGAACTGGAAGCAGGAACTTACGACATGATGCGTTTGCATGTGGTTGATGCCGAAGTAATACTGACTGATGAAACAGTATTTGATCTGAAAATACCAAGTGGATCAAGCAGTGGTTTAAAAATTAAGATAGAGCCGGCATTAACAATTAACAGCGGCGAGACTTCTGACGTATTGCTTGACTTTGATGTAAGCAAATCGTTTGTAGCCAAAGGAAACTGGAAAGGCGGAACGATTAATGGGTTTAACTTTAAACCAGTTGTTCGTTGCGTATTGCTCGACCGCGCCGGAAGAATTGTGGGAACTGTCAGTGATACGTCAAATGTAGTTTTACCTAATACAGCCGTAAACCTTTGGACAGAAGTTAACGACATTGAAGAAGACAGTTTAATTACTACTGCCTTTACCGATGAAATGGGTGCATATCAGCTAATTGGAATACCGGAAGGAACGTATTATATGATTGCGGAACAGGATAGTTTCCTGACCGATACGATTTGGAATGTGGATGTATTAAAAGGAGAGTCAACCCAGATTGATTTTATGTTGACTCCTGAACCTTAA
- a CDS encoding TonB-dependent receptor — protein sequence MKTFITFLFLFTSVLSFGQVSISGKVLTKTGEPIPGVNIYLENTYDGASSDGEGNFSFETSETGEQTLVASFIGYKTWSKTIDLQNNVVLQIEMQESVNSIDAVTITAGSFAADDESRASVMKSLDVYTTPSANGDVMAAIRTMPGTQASADDGRLLVRGGDAYETSTYIDGLVASKPYYSKTPDVATRGRFAPSLFNGVQFNTGGYSAEYGQALSSVLVLKSTDLPEGDNTGISLMTIGAEANRTERWENTSLNVSGGYTNLSLYDKVFKSNVDWEKPVESVNGTTVFRHKTSSSGMFKAYVTADYGDLAYLVPAGNDGEKMKISSKGGTVYSNLSYRDCFSEKSCYRIGVSSTYQDNRIGLGADDVNTRELNIESRFAVVHDLSEGVKLTWGANETYNKYTQDYIEDEGTIYNGSFNDHLIGAFIEPEIKFTKNFGIRPGLRTEYSSVINKVSLAPRFALALKTGEKAQLAGAWGLYFQTPQADYLKINTDLDFEQAMHYILSYQFGDNSERLFRAEAYYKKYDKLITYSVGENGLPENLQNDGSGYAAGLDIFWRDQQSIKGFDYWITYSYIDTKRKYQYYPEKATPYFISDHNFSVVGKYWVNKINTQFGASFTAASGRPFNDPNSPQFNGERTKMYSDLSLNMSHVFYIGNQYSVLYCSVNNVLGNDNVLSYRPTNIADAQGNYSLVPVKRDMKRFVFIGLFLNF from the coding sequence ATGAAAACATTTATTACATTTCTATTTCTTTTCACTTCTGTTCTTTCTTTTGGGCAGGTAAGCATCTCCGGAAAAGTATTAACCAAAACCGGCGAGCCCATTCCGGGAGTTAATATTTACCTAGAAAACACTTATGACGGAGCCAGTTCGGATGGTGAAGGAAATTTTAGTTTCGAAACAAGCGAAACCGGAGAACAAACTCTGGTAGCGTCTTTTATTGGCTACAAAACCTGGAGTAAAACAATTGATTTACAAAACAACGTGGTTTTGCAGATAGAAATGCAGGAAAGCGTAAACAGCATTGATGCAGTTACCATTACTGCAGGAAGTTTTGCTGCCGATGATGAGTCGCGGGCTTCGGTAATGAAGTCGCTGGATGTGTACACTACCCCAAGTGCCAACGGCGATGTAATGGCTGCCATTCGCACTATGCCCGGCACACAAGCCTCTGCCGACGATGGACGTTTATTGGTACGTGGTGGCGATGCCTATGAGACTTCCACCTACATCGACGGGTTGGTTGCATCAAAACCGTACTATTCTAAAACTCCCGATGTAGCAACACGCGGGCGTTTTGCGCCATCATTATTTAACGGTGTTCAATTTAATACAGGAGGTTACTCTGCCGAGTACGGACAGGCGCTCTCTTCTGTTCTAGTGCTGAAATCTACCGACCTTCCTGAAGGAGATAACACCGGCATTTCGTTAATGACCATTGGCGCTGAGGCCAACCGCACCGAACGTTGGGAAAACACCTCGCTGAATGTATCGGGTGGCTATACCAATCTGAGTTTATACGATAAGGTATTTAAAAGTAATGTTGACTGGGAGAAACCGGTGGAGTCGGTGAACGGAACTACAGTTTTTCGTCATAAAACAAGCTCAAGCGGTATGTTTAAAGCCTACGTTACTGCTGATTATGGCGATCTGGCTTACCTTGTTCCGGCCGGCAACGACGGAGAGAAAATGAAGATCAGTAGCAAAGGCGGAACCGTTTATTCCAACCTTTCGTACCGCGACTGTTTTTCAGAAAAATCGTGCTATCGTATCGGTGTTTCTTCCACCTACCAGGATAACCGAATTGGATTAGGTGCCGACGATGTAAATACCCGTGAACTCAATATCGAATCGCGCTTTGCCGTTGTGCACGATCTTTCAGAGGGAGTGAAACTAACATGGGGAGCGAACGAAACTTACAACAAATACACACAGGATTATATTGAGGATGAAGGAACAATTTACAACGGTTCGTTTAACGACCACTTAATTGGTGCTTTTATCGAACCGGAGATCAAATTCACAAAAAACTTTGGCATCCGCCCGGGATTGCGTACCGAATATTCGTCGGTGATTAACAAAGTGAGCCTGGCACCACGCTTTGCTTTGGCTTTAAAAACCGGAGAAAAAGCACAACTGGCCGGAGCCTGGGGATTGTATTTTCAAACGCCGCAAGCCGACTACCTGAAAATAAATACCGATCTGGATTTTGAACAGGCCATGCACTATATTCTCAGCTACCAGTTTGGCGATAACTCGGAACGTTTGTTTCGTGCAGAAGCTTATTACAAAAAATACGATAAGCTTATCACTTATTCTGTTGGTGAAAACGGATTACCCGAAAACCTGCAGAACGATGGAAGCGGTTATGCCGCAGGTTTGGATATCTTTTGGCGCGATCAGCAAAGTATTAAGGGATTCGACTACTGGATTACCTATTCCTATATCGATACCAAACGAAAATACCAGTACTATCCGGAAAAAGCCACGCCTTACTTTATTTCTGACCACAATTTTTCGGTAGTTGGAAAATATTGGGTTAATAAAATAAACACACAGTTTGGCGCTTCGTTTACCGCTGCCAGCGGACGTCCGTTCAATGACCCGAATTCACCACAATTTAACGGCGAACGCACCAAAATGTATTCCGATCTGAGCCTGAACATGAGTCATGTGTTTTACATTGGCAATCAGTATTCGGTGTTGTACTGCTCGGTAAACAATGTTTTGGGAAATGACAATGTACTTAGCTACCGCCCAACAAACATTGCCGATGCCCAGGGCAACTACTCGCTTGTTCCGGTAAAACGCGATATGAAACGTTTTGTGTTTATTGGTCTTTTCCTGAATTTCTAA